One window from the genome of Terriglobales bacterium encodes:
- a CDS encoding LytTR family DNA-binding domain-containing protein: MSLSAVIVDDEQLARDELLYLLKSAGDVDVVAQGRNGLEAVNLIKEHSPDIVFLDVQMPGLDGFGVIKKLLDKKIRVPQVVFATAFDQYAVKAFEVNAVDYLLKPFDKKRVGEALQRVRKKSETGTQTGDKIDALVKMLEDKQQSKAHPQKVLIKSAGRLFLVDQREICYTSIEDGIISVVTSSLEGQSNCRTLEELLASLDPNLFWRAHRSYLVNINRIREVVPWFKSSYMLRMDDKKQTEIPVSRAQTKRLRELFRL; encoded by the coding sequence ATGTCCCTATCTGCTGTCATTGTGGACGACGAGCAATTAGCCAGAGACGAGTTGCTTTATTTGCTGAAGTCCGCCGGCGACGTGGATGTAGTCGCACAAGGCCGCAACGGACTCGAAGCAGTGAACCTGATCAAGGAGCACAGCCCCGACATCGTGTTCCTCGATGTGCAGATGCCCGGCTTGGATGGCTTCGGCGTCATCAAGAAACTGCTCGACAAGAAGATTCGAGTCCCGCAGGTAGTGTTCGCGACAGCATTTGACCAGTACGCCGTGAAAGCATTCGAAGTGAACGCGGTTGACTACCTGCTCAAGCCCTTCGACAAAAAGCGAGTTGGCGAGGCACTGCAGCGGGTGAGGAAGAAGTCTGAAACCGGCACCCAGACCGGCGACAAGATTGATGCGCTGGTAAAGATGCTCGAGGACAAACAGCAGAGCAAGGCGCACCCGCAGAAGGTTCTGATCAAGTCGGCAGGGCGTTTGTTCCTGGTGGACCAGCGCGAGATCTGTTACACGTCCATCGAGGACGGAATCATCTCGGTGGTTACTTCCAGCCTGGAAGGCCAGTCAAACTGCAGAACACTCGAAGAGTTGCTCGCCAGCCTGGATCCGAACCTCTTCTGGCGCGCACACCGTTCGTACCTGGTAAATATCAATCGCATTCGCGAAGTTGTACCGTGGTTCAAGAGTTCGTACATGCTTCGCATGGACGACAAGAAGCAAACTGAAATTCCCGTGAGCCGTGCGCAGACCAAGCGTCTGCGTGAGTTGTTCAGGCTCTAG
- a CDS encoding TIGR04053 family radical SAM/SPASM domain-containing protein codes for MMEKPKNVPDFDQRPFIVIWETTQACDLACVHCRACAQPLRDLLELSTKRAKKLIDDIAELQAPVFVMTGGDPLKRPDIFELVSYCREKGVRASLTPSATPLLTKEAILKLKDAGLARLAISLDGSVPELHDKFRKVDGSYECTLNAVRWAREIDLPVQINTTITRHNLHDIDNMIALMEKLDIVLWSVFFLVPTGRGSSIDLISAEEFEQVFEKLYETAQRVSFDIKSTEAQHYRRFLLQKRIEDRKPGSGKKLIPFLGVSTPDGIGRAPKGINDGKGFVFVSHRGEVYPSGFLPISGGNIRKQSLGEIYRNSPLFKDLRDADKLEGKCGRCEFRDICGGSRARAYALTGNAFAEEPCCVYEPKRAQKPEKAAAMAGD; via the coding sequence ATGATGGAAAAACCCAAAAACGTACCCGACTTCGACCAGCGGCCCTTTATCGTGATCTGGGAGACCACCCAGGCATGTGATCTGGCGTGCGTTCATTGCCGCGCGTGCGCTCAGCCGCTGCGAGACTTGCTCGAACTGAGCACGAAGCGGGCCAAGAAATTGATCGACGATATCGCCGAACTGCAGGCTCCGGTATTCGTCATGACGGGTGGCGATCCACTGAAACGGCCAGATATCTTCGAACTGGTCAGCTACTGCCGAGAAAAGGGCGTACGGGCGTCCCTGACACCAAGCGCAACACCACTCCTCACCAAAGAAGCGATCTTGAAGTTGAAAGACGCCGGCCTGGCAAGACTGGCGATTTCGCTGGATGGCTCCGTACCCGAGCTGCACGACAAATTTCGGAAGGTCGATGGGTCCTATGAATGCACGCTGAACGCGGTGCGTTGGGCCCGCGAGATCGACCTCCCGGTGCAGATCAATACCACTATCACCCGCCACAATCTCCACGACATCGACAACATGATCGCGCTCATGGAGAAACTCGACATCGTGCTCTGGAGCGTGTTCTTCCTTGTCCCGACCGGGCGCGGTTCCTCGATCGACCTTATTTCAGCCGAGGAGTTCGAGCAGGTTTTCGAAAAGCTTTATGAAACCGCCCAGCGCGTTTCGTTCGATATCAAGAGCACTGAGGCGCAGCATTACCGGCGGTTCCTGCTGCAAAAGCGGATTGAAGACCGAAAGCCCGGTTCGGGGAAGAAACTGATTCCCTTCCTCGGGGTCAGCACTCCCGACGGAATCGGGAGGGCGCCAAAGGGGATCAACGATGGCAAAGGGTTCGTGTTCGTGTCCCACCGCGGCGAAGTGTATCCAAGCGGATTTCTGCCGATTTCCGGAGGCAACATTCGGAAGCAGTCACTCGGCGAAATATATCGGAACTCTCCTCTTTTCAAGGACCTACGGGATGCCGACAAGCTTGAGGGAAAATGCGGACGCTGCGAGTTTCGGGATATCTGTGGTGGATCTCGTGCCCGTGCCTACGCGCTGACAGGCAATGCCTTCGCAGAAGAGCCGTGCTGCGTCTACGAGCCTAAGCGAGCCCAGAAGCCGGAGAAGGCAGCCGCGATGGCAGGAGACTAG
- the glmS gene encoding glutamine--fructose-6-phosphate transaminase (isomerizing), producing the protein MCGIVGYVGNKRVVPVIIDGLRRLEYRGYDSAGIAVAGNGEGLQIRRAEGKLRNLEEAIRLKPLDGTYGIGHTRWATHGRPTEENAHPHRDCTGKIVVVHNGIIENYLQLKKQLLDEGHKFSTETDTEIIAHLLERYMKGANGNGPRHLEEAMRCAIKQMTGVYAIAAISVDEPNKIVAARNGPPAVIGLGKDEYFVASDVPAILYHTRDLFFLADGDLAVITQQGVKLTDFDGNAIERQVQHVTWDPIMAEKGGFKHFMLKEIFEQPRAVRDTTLGRVSLDSGKVFLDEMDITEAEFKAARKVNIAACGTSWHAGQAGKFMIERLARVPVEVDYASEWRYRDPIVAKDAITMLITQSGETADTIAALREARAKGSKTLGICNVVGSMVTREANGTIYTHAGPEIGVASTKAFTAQLTALFLFALHLAEVRGEITPEQAKKLISELQRMPGKLESLLAREEDTEDLAKEYHRVTDFLFLGRGIHYPIALEGALKLKEISYIHAEGYPAGEMKHGPNALIDEDLPVVIIATKDENDEGSVLRYDKTLSNLKEVKARSGVVIAVATEGDEDIKEAADHVLYVPAAPELLLPILEIVPLQLLAYHIAVRRGCDVDQPRNLAKSVTVE; encoded by the coding sequence ATGTGCGGGATTGTTGGTTACGTCGGCAACAAGCGGGTAGTTCCGGTCATCATTGATGGACTGCGGCGGTTGGAGTACCGCGGCTACGACTCGGCGGGAATCGCCGTTGCCGGTAACGGAGAAGGCCTCCAGATTCGACGCGCCGAAGGCAAGCTGCGGAACCTGGAAGAGGCCATCCGGTTAAAACCCCTCGACGGGACTTACGGCATCGGCCATACACGCTGGGCCACCCACGGCCGTCCGACCGAAGAAAACGCCCACCCTCACCGGGACTGCACGGGCAAGATCGTCGTCGTTCACAACGGCATCATTGAGAACTATCTGCAACTCAAGAAGCAGTTGCTCGACGAAGGCCACAAGTTCTCTACCGAGACAGACACGGAGATCATTGCGCACCTGCTTGAGCGGTATATGAAAGGCGCGAATGGAAACGGTCCGCGTCATCTGGAAGAGGCGATGCGCTGCGCCATTAAGCAGATGACAGGCGTGTATGCGATTGCCGCGATCTCCGTGGACGAACCAAACAAGATCGTGGCCGCCCGCAACGGCCCGCCAGCAGTGATCGGGTTGGGCAAAGACGAGTACTTCGTTGCCTCCGATGTTCCGGCGATCCTGTACCACACACGCGACCTGTTCTTCCTAGCTGACGGCGACCTTGCCGTTATCACTCAGCAGGGCGTCAAGCTCACCGACTTTGACGGCAATGCCATCGAGCGCCAGGTCCAGCACGTGACCTGGGATCCGATCATGGCTGAAAAAGGCGGCTTCAAGCATTTCATGCTCAAGGAAATCTTCGAGCAGCCACGCGCCGTGCGCGACACTACGCTTGGGCGTGTGTCTCTCGATTCAGGCAAGGTGTTCCTTGACGAGATGGACATCACCGAAGCGGAGTTCAAGGCAGCCCGCAAGGTCAATATCGCCGCATGCGGAACCAGTTGGCACGCTGGGCAGGCCGGGAAATTCATGATCGAGCGGCTGGCACGAGTTCCGGTGGAAGTGGATTATGCCAGCGAGTGGCGTTATCGCGACCCGATCGTTGCGAAGGACGCGATCACCATGCTGATCACGCAATCGGGCGAAACGGCGGACACGATCGCGGCGTTGCGTGAAGCGCGCGCCAAAGGCTCGAAGACGCTGGGAATCTGTAATGTTGTGGGATCGATGGTCACCCGTGAGGCGAATGGGACCATCTACACCCACGCCGGACCGGAAATCGGTGTAGCTTCCACCAAAGCATTCACAGCACAATTGACCGCGCTGTTTCTGTTCGCGCTTCACCTGGCTGAAGTACGGGGCGAGATTACTCCAGAACAAGCCAAGAAGCTGATCTCCGAATTGCAGCGCATGCCGGGGAAACTGGAATCGCTGCTGGCTCGCGAAGAAGACACGGAAGACCTGGCGAAGGAGTACCACCGCGTAACGGACTTCCTGTTCCTTGGCCGCGGCATTCATTATCCGATCGCGCTCGAAGGCGCATTGAAGCTTAAGGAAATCTCGTACATCCACGCGGAAGGCTATCCCGCCGGCGAAATGAAGCACGGCCCGAATGCCCTGATCGACGAAGACCTTCCTGTCGTAATCATCGCGACCAAAGATGAGAACGACGAGGGTTCCGTCCTCCGCTATGACAAGACACTGTCGAACCTGAAAGAAGTAAAAGCACGATCGGGCGTGGTGATCGCGGTGGCGACCGAAGGCGACGAGGACATCAAGGAAGCTGCGGACCACGTCCTGTATGTGCCGGCGGCTCCGGAACTGCTGTTACCGATTCTTGAGATCGTGCCGCTACAGTTGCTGGCGTATCACATCGCTGTGCGGCGCGGTTGCGACGTGGACCAGCCGCGAAATTTGGCGAAATCGGTGACAGTTGAATAG
- the purS gene encoding phosphoribosylformylglycinamidine synthase subunit PurS — MKAFVYVTLKKSVLDPQGKTIQGALKKLGYGSVSDVRQGKYFELEIASDDRQQAQAQVEKIASEVLTNPVIEEYRYSLEG, encoded by the coding sequence ATGAAGGCATTCGTGTATGTAACGCTTAAGAAGAGCGTGCTCGATCCGCAGGGAAAAACTATTCAAGGCGCTTTAAAGAAACTGGGGTATGGTTCCGTTTCAGACGTGCGCCAAGGCAAGTACTTTGAACTGGAAATCGCCAGCGATGATCGCCAACAGGCGCAAGCGCAGGTAGAAAAAATCGCCAGTGAAGTGCTGACGAACCCTGTTATTGAGGAATACCGCTATTCGCTGGAAGGCTAG
- a CDS encoding kelch repeat-containing protein, with the protein MVPKRLLSAVAVLLFLPLFAVIPGHVHASLPQQDSGTWTLGPSTTSVRAGATATVMYDGSVLVAGGVDRDGNPLAQVEILNTDGTLTPTAPMHVARTGHAAVWLSTGYVLVSGGTTSGGVVTNTAEIYDPMRNSWTLLTAVLNDPRSGHTASNLPDGSVLIAGGNNGTYPLSSIEIFSITTEEFSFAGSMVSPREHHSAVTLKDGRIALIGGANERGEALASTVVFDPELHSLSDGPVLGVPRSFAGAATLLDGTVLVAGGETTDHKELRTAEIVDFSFGSVQLLSSSMAVPRSHHSILVLKDSNLVILAGGLSSGSPTSSVEVFTPWTGKFAIAAPMLAPRVSACAVNLDFAPGRAILIGGADQGSTELYAFATVKTNHADYYPGDRVTISGAGWVSLEQVELQLASTKYAPVYMTAQANALGEIQNSDFVVPADASGAAFVLTAIGTQSQAQTAFTDANENTTTTVVATPNPSTFGQQVTLTASVVVANTSTPVTCGAIQFRDSATALGSPVTVDGVGTASYSVTLLSIGPHSITCCLYQGGRPM; encoded by the coding sequence GTGGTCCCAAAAAGATTGCTTTCTGCAGTCGCAGTGCTGCTTTTCCTTCCCCTATTTGCCGTAATTCCTGGTCACGTTCATGCGTCGTTGCCGCAGCAGGATTCCGGTACGTGGACGTTAGGTCCTTCAACAACGAGTGTGCGGGCAGGCGCAACCGCGACCGTAATGTATGACGGCAGTGTTTTGGTTGCCGGTGGTGTCGACAGAGATGGAAATCCGTTGGCGCAAGTGGAAATACTGAACACGGATGGGACGCTTACCCCTACCGCCCCCATGCACGTGGCACGTACAGGACATGCGGCCGTGTGGCTCTCGACCGGCTACGTACTGGTGAGCGGCGGAACAACGTCCGGGGGAGTGGTAACGAACACCGCCGAGATCTATGACCCGATGCGAAACTCGTGGACCCTCCTTACTGCGGTCCTGAACGATCCTCGGTCGGGCCACACAGCCTCGAATCTCCCCGACGGGAGTGTGCTAATCGCGGGTGGCAATAACGGAACTTACCCGCTCTCCAGCATCGAAATATTCAGCATCACCACAGAGGAATTCTCTTTCGCCGGATCGATGGTGAGTCCGCGCGAGCATCATTCGGCCGTCACGCTGAAAGATGGACGCATTGCGCTGATCGGCGGGGCGAATGAACGCGGAGAAGCACTTGCTTCGACCGTGGTGTTCGATCCCGAATTGCATTCGCTCTCGGATGGTCCGGTGCTTGGGGTCCCGCGTTCCTTCGCAGGCGCCGCGACGCTCCTGGATGGCACCGTACTGGTTGCGGGCGGCGAGACTACCGATCATAAGGAACTCAGGACCGCGGAAATCGTTGACTTCAGCTTCGGGTCGGTTCAGTTGCTTTCCAGTTCCATGGCTGTTCCGCGCTCCCATCACTCGATTCTCGTGCTGAAGGACAGCAATCTGGTTATATTGGCAGGCGGGTTATCCAGTGGTTCTCCGACTTCGTCAGTCGAAGTCTTTACTCCCTGGACGGGAAAGTTCGCCATCGCAGCGCCGATGCTTGCTCCGCGAGTGAGCGCTTGCGCGGTGAATCTCGACTTCGCTCCGGGCCGCGCCATCCTGATCGGCGGGGCGGATCAAGGCTCGACAGAGCTGTACGCATTTGCGACCGTGAAGACCAACCACGCCGACTATTACCCAGGCGACCGGGTTACGATTTCGGGCGCCGGGTGGGTTTCTCTGGAGCAGGTCGAGCTTCAGTTAGCCAGCACGAAGTATGCGCCTGTTTATATGACCGCGCAGGCCAACGCCCTCGGGGAGATCCAGAACTCTGATTTCGTGGTTCCCGCTGACGCCTCGGGCGCAGCCTTTGTTTTGACCGCTATCGGCACACAATCACAAGCGCAGACAGCATTCACCGATGCCAACGAAAACACCACAACAACGGTTGTGGCGACGCCAAACCCGTCCACCTTCGGACAGCAGGTGACACTCACAGCTTCAGTGGTGGTAGCGAACACGAGCACTCCAGTGACCTGCGGTGCGATTCAGTTCAGGGACTCTGCCACTGCTCTGGGTTCGCCTGTTACGGTCGACGGCGTTGGTACTGCCTCTTACTCGGTTACGTTGCTGTCCATTGGCCCTCATTCCATTACTTGCTGCCTATACCAAGGTGGGCGGCCAATGTAA
- a CDS encoding ferritin family protein yields MKRDFASLSAQEALHVAIFIEERNAEIYTQFGELFVEFRDPESLQIAQVFHDMADEERHHGTMLQERYFERYGTQHCVITEEDIRELIEVPKLESGQLFAIVRSNTTVSPKYKAFEIALAAEEGAQKFYSRLIPETHDTALKQIYTELADFEDGHSRWLRTKIANARRAADTEEA; encoded by the coding sequence ATGAAGCGGGACTTCGCATCTTTGTCCGCCCAGGAGGCGCTCCACGTCGCCATATTCATCGAGGAGCGCAATGCGGAGATCTATACCCAGTTCGGCGAGTTGTTCGTCGAGTTTCGCGATCCCGAATCGCTCCAGATTGCCCAGGTCTTTCACGACATGGCCGACGAGGAACGCCATCACGGAACCATGTTGCAGGAGCGGTACTTCGAGCGTTACGGTACGCAGCACTGCGTCATTACCGAAGAGGACATCCGCGAGTTGATCGAGGTTCCGAAACTCGAAAGCGGGCAATTGTTCGCGATCGTGCGTTCCAACACGACCGTTTCGCCGAAATATAAGGCGTTCGAAATTGCACTCGCCGCCGAAGAGGGCGCGCAAAAGTTTTATTCCCGGCTGATTCCTGAAACTCACGACACCGCACTGAAACAGATTTACACCGAACTCGCGGACTTCGAAGACGGACACTCACGCTGGCTGCGTACGAAAATCGCCAACGCGCGTCGGGCGGCAGATACGGAAGAAGCCTGA
- a CDS encoding response regulator transcription factor, translating into MSPKEPVNGNGAVSQAEGKPFIRLIVADTQAIFRVGVRKVLALEDDVRMVAQAENLGQTLAAVSKFPADVLLFESRLTPNPAEAVSEVLKKAPGIRVIVITGDVDEMTTVDYLRRGVRGIINRSISPDLLIRCVRRVHEGEMWLDNQGVSWVIEAYKNQATMLTSPRPKNRLTDKEMLIVSCVAQGMKNKDIAAEVGTTEQVVKNYLRRVYDKLGVSDRLELALYCVHHRLLENAAPPAGKPDEPDLNSPSISVLPN; encoded by the coding sequence ATGTCGCCCAAGGAGCCAGTGAACGGCAACGGAGCCGTGTCGCAGGCGGAAGGTAAACCTTTTATCCGCTTGATTGTGGCCGACACGCAGGCAATATTTCGCGTCGGTGTGCGGAAGGTTCTCGCCCTCGAAGATGACGTCCGTATGGTGGCGCAGGCCGAGAACCTCGGCCAGACGCTCGCGGCGGTCTCAAAGTTTCCCGCAGACGTATTGCTTTTTGAATCGCGCCTGACGCCGAATCCGGCGGAGGCCGTTTCCGAAGTCCTGAAGAAAGCACCCGGCATCAGGGTCATCGTCATTACCGGCGACGTGGATGAAATGACCACCGTCGATTACCTGCGTCGGGGCGTTCGCGGCATCATTAATCGCTCGATATCTCCAGATCTGCTGATCCGCTGCGTTCGCCGGGTCCATGAAGGCGAAATGTGGCTCGACAATCAGGGCGTGAGCTGGGTGATCGAAGCCTATAAGAACCAGGCGACCATGCTTACTTCGCCGCGGCCAAAGAATCGCCTGACCGACAAGGAGATGTTGATTGTGTCTTGCGTGGCGCAGGGCATGAAGAACAAAGACATCGCCGCTGAGGTAGGCACCACCGAACAGGTGGTTAAGAACTATCTCCGTCGTGTTTACGACAAGCTTGGCGTCTCCGACCGCCTCGAATTAGCGCTGTACTGCGTGCATCACAGGCTGCTGGAGAACGCGGCACCGCCGGCCGGCAAGCCCGACGAGCCGGACCTCAATTCGCCGAGCATCAGCGTGCTGCCAAATTAA